The Sorghum bicolor cultivar BTx623 chromosome 6, Sorghum_bicolor_NCBIv3, whole genome shotgun sequence genome contains the following window.
ttgtttaggccttgttcagttcgtgaaaatttttggctttggctacttaattattgtccaattacggactaactaggctcaaaagattcgtctcataaattatagacaaaatgtgtaattattttttatttttgtctatatttaatactttatgcataatTATAACGATTCGATGTAGCGGAgaatcaaaaaattttagaaactaaacaaggccttagttgggaaaaaaatttggttttggcaactatagcactttcatttttatttgacaattattgtccaagaatggactaactatgctcaaagatttgtctcgcaaattacagtcaaactgtataATAGTTAAACTTTTAAATATATTTAATTCTATGCATGTCTTCAAAGATTTGATGCATTTAACCCATTTGTAAAAATGATTTGCAAAATTTctcggaaactaaacaaggcctcctaTCCACTCACATGCATTTCTTAAGccatgtttaggccttgtttagtttccaaaaagttttacaattttttttagattttccatcacatcgaatctctagacgcatgcatagactattaaatatagacgaaaataaaaactaattgcacaatttggtcggaattgacaagacgaatcttttaaatctagttagtccatgattggacaatatttgtcaaatacaaacgaaagtgctacagtatcgattttttaaaaaattttggaactaaacaaggagatgaaaatttttgggtgtcataTCGTATGTATTAGAAGGATGTcgtgaggggtttttagaaactaataaaaaaacaaattccatagctcgtttggaaaatctgtcattagcacatgtgggttactatagcacttaaggctaatcatggactaactaggcttaaaagattcgtctcgcgaattttcaaccaaactgtgtaattagcttattttttatttacatttaacgttctatgtatgtgtccaaagattcaatgggatgaataaaaattttttgggtgaggaactaaacactTGATAtgcgaattttttttggattttgacactgtagcactttcgtttttatttgacaaacattgtccaattatggagtaactagacttaaaaaaattgtctcatgatttacaggcaaactgtacaattagttttttatctatatttaatatttcatacatgtgtcaaaagattcgacgtgacagagaatcttgaaatttttttatttttaggtgAAACTAAGgcctgtttagttttccatccaaaattttttcatccatcccatcgaatctttagacatacgcatgaaacattaaatgtacataaaaaataaactaattacacagtttggttgaaaatcacgagacgaatcttttaagtctagttacttcatacttaatagatttgtcttgcagttttctgacgagttatgtaatttattttttttattagttttaaaAAACTTTTCCCGGACATCCTTCTgttcaatgtgacataaaaaaTTTTTAATCTAAACAGGGCGCCCACGCCTTAGCTAGGCGGACAGTGTGCGGTGCCCTTGTGCGGTGGAGCATGTGCGTGTGCGAATGTACAGTTGTACACTCTGCTTGATGGATGCGTGTGTGCTCTTGTGTGGTCAAATCGTGTTTCCTGTCCACCACGGTTTTAATGCTCTTGCTACCTGCACCACCTATCTCATCTCTCTCTTGGAGTAGAGATGacacatgagagagagagaggagtatTACTCATCAGGCCTTTGCCTTGTTTACactcaaaatctaaaattttttaaagattttttatcacatcaaatctttaacacatacataacatattaaatataaacaaaaataaaaactaattatacagtttgtccataaattacgagacgagtctTTTAAGTCTACTCCAAAACTTGATCGGCGTAGCTCTGCTCACCAGTCAAAGTGCTGACGTCAAAACTGTGGAAATTACTACTTGTAAGCATCTCACACGTCAGTAGTTTAGATTGACAAAGTATCACATTCACATCTCAAATTATTGCTTTGGGAGGTGCCATGCACCTGGCCGCCACGTATCACACGTTACCCCTGGTGAATTGCATGATGGCCACGTATCAACCGTAAGCTATACGTGCACTAGGCATTAGGcaaccagcccgctttgctctGTATATATACAGTGCTCTCAAGGGAAGGGAGAAACACACGCCCACAGAAGGGGAAAAATAATCTCAAATGGACATTGTCATCTCCGCAGTAGCAAGCGAGCTAGTGAGCCGGTTCATCTCCTTCGTTTCCAAGCAGTACAGCAGCAGCACATGTCTGAAGCAAAACCTAGAAGAGCTGCAGCGTCTCCTCCTCAGAGCTCACACCATCGTCGAGGAGGCCGACGGACGGTACGTGTCCAACTCAGGGATGCTGGCGCAGCTGAGGACTCTGACGGAGGCCATGTTTCGAGGGTACGACGTGCTGGACACCTGCACGCCGCTGGAGAAGCTCGGAGACGAAGCAGAGGAGGAGGTGAGTGGTTTTCTCCACACATGGTCGCCTCTCGCTGTGATGACCAGACGACGCACTTATGGTGGTGATTTGGCGAAATCCGGTGCTCTGAGTCTGAGGCCTCTTAAGCGTCATCAGGTAGAGAGCGCAGTTAGAAACTTAGAAACCACTGTTGCTAGCATGGCTGAATTCGTCGTGCTCTTAACGGGATGCGAACGACGCATGTCTCGCAGCCCCTACAGTAGCTATCTCTacatcgacaacttcatgtTTGGTCGCCAAGTTGAGAAGCAGCAAGTGATCAGCATCTTGACGaccaaagatgatgatgatgacccgTCTAGGTCTACTAGGGCTGCAATAACCGTGCTGCCTATCATTGGAGGCTGCAGGGTCGGCAAGAAGACTTTGGTTGGGAACATCTGCAGCGACGACAGAATCCGTTCCTGCTACCCTTGCATTCTCCATTTCAGCGGAGACGAGATTCAGAAAATCGACGAAGAAAAATTCTCGATCTGCAGGCAAGTGAGGACTCTGGTCACCGTCGAGTTTGCCTCGGACGTGGCTGACGAGGAATGGCTCAAGTTTCAGTCGTTGCTGGTGGCATCGACAGGCAGAGGAAGCAAGGTGATCATCATAAGCAGGCTGGAGAAACTGGCGCGGTTTGGGACGGTGAGCCCGGTGCGGATCGGCAGCCTGTCGCGCGAGGAGTACAGGTACCTGTTCAAGGTGCTCGCGTTCGGCAGCGCCGACCCGGCGGACCACCCACGGCTAGCCTTGCTAGGGAGGGAGCTGGCGACGGTGTTCCGGGGCTCGCTCGTCATGCTCAACGTGTACGCCTCCGTGCTCAGGAGCAGCCTCAGCGTGCGTCTCTGGACGCGTGTCCTGGACCTGTTCAGAGCCATGGCACGCAGGAATCTGGCCGTCTTCGGTGAGCATCCCACGACTCTTCTCGAGAGAGACGGCAGCGCGGTCGACATCACCGGGTTCTCGCTGTCTGGTGCGTCGTTCCGGCTTGTGCTGGTGACGACGGCTGCGAAGGGTGGTGCTTGCGCTTCGGACGACGGCGCAGTGTTGCCGACGATGTCGTTTGGGGATATAATAGCAGGCGCTGAGATCCTGCCTGATCGATTTCGGTTGGTTTGGGAGTCCAGGCTGCCGCCTTATACTGTCATCTGTGCAAATTGTGCTGCAGAGAAGCCTCATCATCAGCACCCGGTGTCAGTGTCACCGAGAAGGAACAAGCGTCAGAAGTTGTGTATGTAACTGTAGTAGCTTCTAGTTCATCAGGCAAATGTGAATTTGAATCGTATGCATGTTTTATATGATTGCAAGTTTGTAACACGACACAGTTCGAAGGTCAGTTTGAGTTTCTAGTTAACTTTAGCCACACAGATGTCGCTTCCCAGCTTCCCTTTTGACTTCGTCAAGTTGTACTAATTTCCAACGCTTGTAACTAGAGTCAACAAAGGCCGGCGAGTGCCTCCGTCTGTTGTTGCCACGTTGCTGTATCATGTGCTTGCGCGTGTTCGGCATTCTTTGCTGTTAAGAATCAAATCAAATGTAAATGAAACAAGAATTGGAAGAACCGGTTGTCCATTGATCTCATAAATGTATTTACACATTTGAAGTGTGATGAACTGACAGCTTAACCTGAAGTGCCGAAGCAACAATTCTCCACCACTATTACCAAAGGACAGCTTCCTTTTGGCGGTATGTTTTTTCAGATGAACCACCGCAATTTGGGCTGGATACGGTATGCTTAGATGAAAACCCCTTTGACTGACTCTTGAATGGATGAGTAGAAAAATAAGGAGGAAATAATCATGGCAAACAAGAGTGTGCTATAAAATCACTATACCTTTGGTATCTCATTAAAAACCTATATATATTTGAAAGCACATATGTGAAAACTACAAATACAAATATATCAGCCATATTTGGATGCTCTTATTTTAATAAGAAGCCTTTTTTTGTTAAGCTAGTATTTCACTAGGTGCtcctagaaaaaaaaacaacaagagTATTTGGCATGCATGCCTAGCTAACTTAACCCTTCTCTCTCCCATCTCGGCGGTCACCACCAAAACCATAGTGGAcgcatcctcctccctctttctCTAGGCTCGCCTGCTTGTCGCTTGGAAGGAGGTGGTGATAACATTCAAAGAGAAGATAACACAAAAGggtagaggaggaggaggctatGTTTTCCTAgacgctaaacggtaaacaaTCGGTCACCTGTCGTTTAGCCATTATTCGAGCTAAACAGTCTATTAAATGGGCTAAACGGTTAATTAAATGGGTTAAACGGATGCTTAAACAGAAACGATGTACCAATGTGTAGCGTTTATATGATGTTTAAAATGTCTAAACGACCATTTAGGCGAACAATGGGAGGAGGAGGCACTGAAGATTGAACAACAGGCGGCGATGATGAAGATTGAATACAAACTGATGTGGCAGTAGAGGAGCTAGATGGAGGTAGAAAGAAGCACGACACATTCAGAGGACATGGTGTGGAAGATGACGAGGCAGCCGTTAATAGGCCTCGTTAAAGGTGCTTGAGGAGTATCCTATAGAGATTTCAGTTCTCCTACGTGAGCCCATATATAGAAGTATGCTTAGGTAAGAGGATTAATACATATACATCACAACATAAAAATTAATGTGGGAAATATAGGGCATTCCCGTGTAATAGTTGTAGCAGTGATAAGTAATGTGTTCTATGCCATCTTATGCATACCAAGGGCTATACCATCGCCATTCAGATTCAGTGGCGTCATCTGGGTTGGCTTCACCCCTACAAAGCTGAAAATCTTCTTCTTTTACAACACAGGAATACTTGTGTTAGGAGCTCCTTCACTACCATGCCCGCCTTGATTGGATGCATTGTCCTTCATGTGCGACGCCCACTCGGGAAGATATCTTGCATTTCTTCGTGAGTTGCCTCATCTCTCGGTTTTGGTCGTGGGTGCTGGCAGGAGGCAACCCCTCACTGTCCCACTAACCTCACATCCGCGGTGAACGCTTTGCGCATCTTGTTCTCTGTGAACAAAGCCAGCCTAGGGAACACAATGATCCTCCTCGtgatttgctttgatcatcttgGAAGAGCCATAACTAGTTGGTGTTGCGAGCTCAAGCTATGGATCTGCAAAGCCTCAATCTCCCTAAACGGTGCCCCCTTCTCCATCCGCTGTTGTGAGCTTAATTACAACGATATGCTATAAGCTAGAGAATGCGCAAGTCTTTGCGTTATTTGGATGGCCTTTTATTTCTAGAATTGGATTTTGAGGCATTTGGACAAGTATTGTTTATGTAACCAATGTAGTGGACGCTAGATAAAAAATTTAACAAGCTAAAATAGAACATGTTTGTACTTGTCGCCTAAAGACGCTTTCTTAAAATCGAACATGTTCACGAAAACATCGTTCCAATTATATCATGCATGTCTACCAATATATCGAATAAATCATTTAAGTAGATACACCATTTGGTACTAGTAGGTTTTCAATACAAGTAAGTCAAAATCCCGTATTTTAGTTATTGTTTCTTGTTCCAACCATTTGAAAAACCTGTTGCTATAAGGCCGTTTGGATTGTAAGattttcaaagaaaaaaaaatacacgGATCAAAATccctttat
Protein-coding sequences here:
- the LOC8085896 gene encoding uncharacterized protein LOC8085896 yields the protein MDIVISAVASELVSRFISFVSKQYSSSTCLKQNLEELQRLLLRAHTIVEEADGRYVSNSGMLAQLRTLTEAMFRGYDVLDTCTPLEKLGDEAEEEVESAVRNLETTVASMAEFVVLLTGCERRMSRSPYSSYLYIDNFMFGRQVEKQQVISILTTKDDDDDPSRSTRAAITVLPIIGGCRVGKKTLVGNICSDDRIRSCYPCILHFSGDEIQKIDEEKFSICRQVRTLVTVEFASDVADEEWLKFQSLLVASTGRGSKVIIISRLEKLARFGTVSPVRIGSLSREEYRYLFKVLAFGSADPADHPRLALLGRELATVFRGSLVMLNVYASVLRSSLSVRLWTRVLDLFRAMARRNLAVFGEHPTTLLERDGSAVDITGFSLSGASFRLVLVTTAAKGGACASDDGAVLPTMSFGDIIAGAEILPDRFRLVWESRLPPYTVICANCAAEKPHHQHPVSVSPRRNKRQKLCM